A region from the Actinoplanes sp. OR16 genome encodes:
- the gatB gene encoding Asp-tRNA(Asn)/Glu-tRNA(Gln) amidotransferase subunit GatB, with the protein MTYEEILTKYEPVIGLETHVELGTNTKMFCGCKTDFGAEPNTQTCPVCLALPGALPVMNRAAIAATIQIGLALNCDIAEWCRMARKNYFYPDMPKNFQTSQYDEPLCVEGYVDVVVDGKEYRIGIERVHIEEDTGKTLHVGGATGRIHGATESLVDYNRAGIPLVEIVTKPVPGLGALAPEVAKAYVAELRDIIRSLGVSDVRMEQGSMRCDVNTSLNLPGEEWGTRTETKNVNSLRSVERAVRSEIIRQAGILDDGGKIFQETRHFQETTGDTRSGRSKETATDYRYFPEPDLVPIAPDRAWVAELKAALPEKPSAKRARLREDWGISEIDMQSVANAGAVELIEETIAAGASPAGARKWWMGELARRANEQDIELAAVGATPAQVAALQKLVDDGKLNDKLARQVLEGVVAGEGDPAAVMAARGLEVVNDTGALTKAVDEAIAANPDIAAKIRDGKVAAAGALVGAVMKTTRGQADAKAVRELLLERLGVS; encoded by the coding sequence ATGACATACGAAGAGATCCTCACCAAGTACGAGCCGGTGATCGGCCTCGAGACGCACGTCGAGCTCGGCACGAACACGAAGATGTTCTGCGGCTGCAAGACCGACTTCGGGGCCGAGCCGAACACTCAGACCTGCCCGGTCTGCCTGGCCCTGCCGGGCGCGCTGCCGGTGATGAACCGCGCGGCGATCGCGGCGACCATCCAGATCGGCCTGGCGCTGAACTGCGACATCGCCGAGTGGTGCCGGATGGCCCGGAAGAACTACTTCTACCCGGACATGCCGAAGAACTTCCAGACCTCCCAGTACGACGAGCCGCTCTGCGTCGAGGGTTACGTCGACGTCGTCGTGGACGGCAAGGAGTACCGGATCGGCATCGAGCGGGTGCACATCGAGGAGGACACCGGCAAGACGCTGCACGTCGGCGGCGCGACCGGTCGTATCCACGGCGCCACCGAGTCGCTCGTCGACTACAACCGGGCCGGCATCCCGCTCGTCGAGATCGTGACGAAGCCGGTTCCCGGTCTCGGCGCGCTCGCCCCCGAGGTCGCGAAGGCCTACGTCGCCGAGCTGCGCGACATCATCCGGTCGCTCGGTGTCTCGGACGTCCGCATGGAGCAGGGTTCGATGCGGTGCGACGTGAACACCTCGCTGAACCTCCCGGGCGAGGAGTGGGGCACGCGTACCGAGACGAAGAACGTCAACTCGCTGCGTTCGGTCGAGCGCGCGGTCCGCTCCGAGATCATCCGGCAGGCCGGGATCCTGGACGACGGCGGCAAGATCTTCCAGGAGACGCGGCACTTCCAGGAGACCACCGGCGACACCCGGTCCGGCCGCTCCAAGGAGACCGCGACCGATTACCGTTACTTCCCGGAGCCCGACCTGGTGCCGATCGCGCCGGACAGGGCGTGGGTCGCCGAGCTCAAGGCGGCGCTGCCGGAGAAGCCGAGTGCGAAGCGGGCCCGGCTCCGCGAGGACTGGGGCATCTCCGAGATCGACATGCAGTCGGTGGCGAACGCCGGCGCGGTCGAGCTGATCGAGGAGACCATCGCCGCGGGCGCGTCCCCGGCGGGCGCCCGCAAGTGGTGGATGGGTGAGCTGGCTCGTCGCGCCAACGAGCAGGACATCGAGCTGGCCGCGGTCGGTGCGACGCCGGCCCAGGTCGCCGCGCTGCAGAAGCTGGTCGACGACGGCAAGCTGAACGACAAGCTGGCCCGTCAGGTCCTGGAGGGCGTGGTGGCCGGCGAGGGTGACCCGGCCGCTGTCATGGCGGCCCGGGGTCTCGAGGTGGTGAACGACACCGGCGCGCTCACCAAGGCGGTCGACGAGGCCATCGCCGCGAACCCGGACATCGCCGCGAAGATCCGTGACGGCAAGGTGGCGGCCGCGGGCGCGCTCGTGGGCGCGGTCATGAAGACCACGCGAGGCCAGGCGGATGCCAAGGCCGTCCGCGAGTTGCTCTTGGAGCGTCTCGGCGTCTCCTGA
- the gatA gene encoding Asp-tRNA(Asn)/Glu-tRNA(Gln) amidotransferase subunit GatA, whose protein sequence is MTDLTRLSAASLASKIASKEVSAVEVTTAHLDRIAAVDERVHAFLHVDREGALEAARKVDNGEITGPLAGVPIAVKDVVTTKGVPTTAASKILEGWKPPYDATIVERLKQAGMPILGKTNMDEFAMGSSTEYSAYGATNNPWDLGRIPGGSGGGSSAALAAFEAPLAIGTDTGGSIRQPGAVTGTVGAKPTYGGTSRYGLIAFSSSLDTPGPCGRTVEDTALLHSVMAGYDPRDSTSINAPVPDVVRAAQIGKNGDLSGVKLGVVKEFAGDGSEPGVLSSFHESLEKLVKLGAEIVEVSCPHFQYALPAYYLIAPSEASSNLARFDGVRYGLRAGDDGSRSLEEVMSLTREAGFGPEVKRRIIIGTYALSSGYYDAYYGQAQKVRTLITRDFQSAFEKVDVLVSPTTPFVAFPFGSRTSDPYQMYLADLFTIPTNLYGGPAISVPCGLSEGLPVGFQIMAPTMADDRMYRVAAALESAVGSFTPPEL, encoded by the coding sequence GTGACCGACTTGACCAGGCTCAGCGCAGCGTCGCTCGCCTCCAAGATCGCGAGCAAGGAGGTGTCGGCGGTCGAGGTGACCACCGCCCACCTCGACCGGATCGCCGCCGTCGACGAGCGCGTCCACGCGTTCCTGCACGTCGACCGGGAGGGCGCTCTGGAAGCGGCGCGCAAGGTGGACAACGGCGAGATCACCGGGCCGCTCGCGGGCGTGCCGATCGCGGTGAAGGACGTGGTGACGACAAAGGGCGTCCCCACGACCGCCGCCTCCAAGATCCTCGAGGGCTGGAAGCCGCCGTACGACGCGACGATCGTGGAGCGTCTGAAGCAGGCCGGCATGCCGATCCTCGGCAAGACCAACATGGACGAGTTCGCGATGGGCTCGTCCACGGAATACAGCGCTTACGGCGCCACCAACAACCCGTGGGACCTGGGCCGGATCCCCGGTGGCTCGGGCGGCGGCTCGTCGGCGGCACTGGCGGCTTTCGAGGCGCCGCTCGCGATCGGCACGGACACCGGCGGCTCGATCCGTCAGCCCGGCGCGGTCACGGGAACGGTGGGTGCGAAACCGACTTATGGTGGCACCTCCCGCTATGGGCTGATCGCCTTCTCGTCCTCGCTCGACACCCCCGGTCCGTGCGGCCGGACCGTCGAGGACACCGCGCTGCTGCACTCGGTGATGGCCGGCTACGACCCGCGGGACTCCACGTCGATCAACGCGCCGGTGCCGGACGTGGTCCGGGCCGCGCAGATCGGCAAGAACGGGGACCTGTCCGGCGTGAAGCTGGGTGTCGTCAAGGAGTTCGCCGGCGACGGGTCCGAGCCGGGCGTCCTGAGCAGCTTCCACGAGTCCCTGGAGAAGCTGGTCAAGCTCGGCGCCGAGATCGTCGAGGTCTCCTGCCCGCACTTCCAGTACGCCCTCCCGGCCTACTACCTGATCGCCCCGAGCGAGGCGTCCAGCAACCTGGCCCGCTTCGACGGCGTCCGGTACGGCCTCCGTGCAGGCGACGACGGCAGCCGGTCGCTCGAAGAGGTCATGTCGCTGACCCGCGAGGCCGGCTTCGGGCCCGAGGTGAAGCGCCGGATCATCATCGGCACCTACGCGCTGTCGAGCGGTTACTACGACGCGTACTACGGCCAGGCGCAGAAGGTCCGTACCCTGATCACGCGCGACTTCCAGTCCGCGTTCGAGAAGGTCGACGTGCTGGTCTCGCCGACCACCCCGTTCGTGGCGTTCCCGTTCGGCTCGCGGACCAGCGACCCGTACCAGATGTACCTCGCCGACCTCTTCACGATCCCGACGAACCTGTACGGCGGACCGGCCATCTCGGTCCCGTGCGGTCTCTCCGAGGGCCTGCCGGTCGGCTTCCAGATCATGGCCCCGACCATGGCCGACGACCGCATGTACCGGGTCGCGGCAGCACTGGAGTCCGCTGTCGGCTCGTTCACTCCTCCGGAGCTGTGA
- the gatC gene encoding Asp-tRNA(Asn)/Glu-tRNA(Gln) amidotransferase subunit GatC: MAAISREEVAHLARLSRLAVTEEELDRFAGQLDVILQSVARVGEVAAEDIPPTSHSVPLTNVYREDVPTPSLSQEAALSGAPDAFEDRFRVPRILDEED, encoded by the coding sequence ATGGCCGCCATCTCCCGCGAAGAGGTAGCGCACCTGGCGCGCCTGTCGCGGCTCGCCGTGACCGAAGAGGAGCTCGATCGATTCGCGGGTCAGCTCGATGTGATCCTGCAGTCGGTCGCCCGGGTCGGTGAGGTGGCCGCGGAGGACATCCCGCCGACCTCGCACTCGGTGCCGCTGACCAACGTGTACCGCGAGGACGTACCCACTCCGAGCCTGAGCCAGGAAGCTGCGCTCTCCGGCGCGCCCGACGCTTTCGAGGACCGGTTCCGGGTGCCGCGCATCCTGGACGAGGAGGACTGA
- a CDS encoding bifunctional diguanylate cyclase/phosphodiesterase produces the protein MDAARLHAAAPGAACPDVTRLDITRFDPPRPEPDSPHALTGPRRRRTIIVTSAGSVTGGLTLWAADPGAFAGLPAAFWVMAVLALIADARPYLVPGRRASSIILPSICFTFAILLAWGSAPALAVQFAAVTVAGVRMRHSVRRTLHLALQHAVALGAAAVVAGVTSLRIGPGEPSLREAALICLAASAWIGARYAVAALVRRWTADVRPRTYRRRGRADLLATAALLLLGPILLVAAVVSPALLPLSLLALHAVHRMVRWAGESERAARFDALTGLPNRRALQAAIAERSPDRRRALLLLDLDRFRTVNDALGHGSGDRLLSRVADRLAGVVPAHDLVVRLGGDEFAVLATRVEGPAAARRIAQHLAEALSCPFPLDGTPVELSASIGIALQSGRRDAGTLLREAEAAMYEAKQRGDQIAVHGPDAAHHSPDRLALLAELRTALREHDEGITLFYQPQIAIATGEVIGVEALLRWCHPKRGTVGPEELLRVAEPTPVMRLLTARVLEEVIAQLAQWRAEGRPLRAAVNVSARDLHAGDIADRVGALLSRYSVPADLLQLEITESALMADPHRVLETTTRLSRMGVAISLDDFGTGYSSLQHLRRLPLAEVKIDRSFVLGMATDRGDAAIVRSVVGLAEALGLRAVAEGVEDEATWRLLAAAGCHTAQGWFHARPMPAAGLAEWLARYRPVQPRKIESGKPSN, from the coding sequence ATGGATGCCGCTCGTCTGCATGCGGCCGCCCCTGGTGCCGCATGTCCGGACGTCACTCGTCTGGACATCACCCGGTTCGATCCGCCGCGGCCGGAGCCGGACAGCCCGCACGCCCTGACCGGCCCGCGCCGCCGGCGCACGATCATCGTGACGTCGGCCGGATCGGTCACCGGCGGGCTCACGCTGTGGGCAGCCGACCCGGGCGCGTTCGCCGGGCTGCCGGCCGCCTTCTGGGTGATGGCCGTGCTGGCGCTGATCGCCGACGCCCGGCCCTACCTGGTGCCCGGCCGGCGGGCGAGTTCGATCATCCTGCCGTCGATCTGCTTCACGTTCGCGATCCTGCTGGCCTGGGGGAGCGCGCCGGCCCTGGCCGTCCAGTTCGCGGCCGTCACCGTGGCGGGCGTCCGGATGAGGCATTCGGTCCGCCGTACGCTGCATCTGGCTCTTCAGCACGCGGTCGCGCTCGGCGCGGCAGCCGTCGTCGCCGGTGTCACGTCGCTGCGCATCGGCCCCGGGGAGCCGAGCCTGCGGGAGGCGGCGCTGATCTGCCTGGCGGCGTCGGCCTGGATCGGGGCGCGCTACGCGGTGGCGGCCCTGGTGCGGCGATGGACCGCCGACGTCCGGCCGCGGACCTATCGCCGACGAGGGCGGGCCGATCTCCTCGCGACCGCGGCGCTGCTCCTGCTGGGACCGATCCTGCTGGTGGCGGCGGTGGTGAGCCCGGCGCTGCTGCCGCTGTCGCTGCTGGCGCTGCACGCCGTGCACCGGATGGTCCGCTGGGCGGGCGAGTCGGAGCGGGCGGCCCGGTTCGACGCGCTGACCGGGCTGCCCAACCGGCGGGCGTTGCAGGCTGCGATCGCCGAACGGTCCCCGGATCGGCGGCGGGCGCTGCTGCTGCTCGACCTGGACCGATTCCGTACGGTCAACGACGCCCTCGGCCACGGCAGCGGCGACCGGCTGCTGTCCCGGGTGGCCGACCGTCTCGCCGGGGTGGTGCCCGCCCACGACCTGGTGGTCCGGCTCGGCGGCGACGAGTTCGCGGTGCTCGCCACCCGGGTGGAGGGCCCGGCCGCGGCCCGGCGCATCGCGCAGCACCTGGCCGAGGCGCTGAGCTGCCCGTTCCCGCTGGACGGCACGCCGGTGGAGCTGAGCGCCTCGATCGGGATAGCGCTGCAGTCCGGCCGCCGCGACGCGGGCACGCTGCTGCGCGAGGCCGAGGCCGCGATGTACGAGGCGAAGCAGCGTGGCGACCAGATCGCGGTGCACGGCCCGGACGCCGCCCACCACTCCCCGGACCGGCTGGCGCTGCTGGCCGAGCTGCGTACCGCGCTGCGCGAGCACGACGAGGGGATAACGCTCTTCTATCAGCCGCAGATCGCCATCGCGACCGGCGAGGTGATCGGTGTGGAGGCGCTGCTGCGCTGGTGTCATCCGAAACGCGGCACGGTCGGCCCGGAGGAGCTGCTGCGGGTGGCCGAGCCGACCCCGGTGATGCGGCTGCTCACCGCCCGGGTGCTGGAGGAGGTGATCGCGCAGCTGGCGCAGTGGCGGGCCGAGGGCCGGCCGCTGCGGGCCGCCGTGAACGTGAGCGCCCGGGATCTGCACGCCGGGGACATCGCGGACCGGGTCGGGGCGCTGCTGAGCCGTTACTCGGTGCCGGCCGACCTGCTGCAGCTGGAGATCACCGAGAGCGCGCTGATGGCCGACCCGCACCGGGTGCTGGAGACCACGACGCGGCTCAGCCGGATGGGTGTGGCGATCTCACTCGACGACTTCGGCACCGGCTATTCCTCGCTGCAGCATCTGCGGCGGCTGCCCCTCGCCGAGGTGAAGATCGACAGGTCGTTCGTGCTGGGGATGGCGACCGATCGCGGTGATGCGGCGATCGTACGGTCGGTGGTCGGCCTGGCCGAGGCTCTCGGCCTGCGCGCGGTGGCCGAGGGCGTGGAGGACGAGGCGACCTGGCGTCTGCTCGCCGCCGCCGGCTGCCACACCGCGCAGGGCTGGTTCCACGCGCGCCCGATGCCGGCGGCCGGGCTGGCCGAGTGGCTGGCCCGGTACCGGCCGGTTCAGCCTCGGAAAATAGAATCAGGCAAACCGTCGAACTAA
- the ligA gene encoding NAD-dependent DNA ligase LigA, which translates to MARHAELADEIRGHQYRYYVLDAPTIADAEFDVLLRELQALEEEFPALRTPDSPTQTVGGTFSSDFASVDHIERMMSLDNVFNTDELAAWAERTVRDAGGPVRFLCELKVDGLAINLTYEKGRLVRGATRGDGRTGDDVTPNVRAIQGIPERLTGDDVPDLIEVRGEIYFPAEAFADLNAGLVERGKDPYMNPRNAAAGSLRQKDPRVTASRGLRMVVHGIGAREGFSPASQSHAYESLKAWGLPTSTRWRVVDDMAGVNEFIDYYGKHRHDVEHDIDGVVVKVDDVAIQGRLGSTSRAPRWAIAFKYPPEEVTTKLLDIAVNVGRTGRVTPYAVLEPVKVAGSVVAQATLHNEQEVVRKGVLIGDTVVLRKAGDVIPEILGPVIELRPEDARAFVMPTVCPDCGTPLAPAKESDVDIRCPNSESCPGQLWERLSHVGSRDVLDIEVLGEKAARALLDSGVLHNEGDLFDLTEDDLRRVPFFVKQNGELNANAGKMLQSLAEAKSRPLARILVALSIRHVGPTAALALAAEFGSMTALEEMLAATSAEAVAASAEAAEASAEAAEASAEAAEASAQAAEASAEAAEASARAGAETAEAGAELAEDAQTVAAGAEAAASAETAAAETAAAETAAVAAAATRKAKAVDPLAAVEGVGPIIADSLREWFTVPWHREIIRKWRVAGVKMADERVESGPRPLEGLTFVVTGTLAGFTRDQAAEAITSRGGKVSGSVSKKTGFVVVGDNPGSKYEKALALKVPVLGDEGFAVLLAEGPEAARAVAETSPDGGN; encoded by the coding sequence ATGGCCCGGCATGCCGAGCTGGCTGACGAGATTCGTGGTCACCAATACCGTTATTACGTCCTGGACGCGCCGACGATCGCCGACGCCGAGTTCGACGTGCTGCTCCGCGAGTTGCAGGCGCTCGAGGAGGAGTTCCCGGCGCTGCGGACGCCCGACTCGCCGACGCAGACCGTCGGCGGCACGTTCTCCAGCGACTTCGCGTCGGTCGACCACATCGAGCGGATGATGTCGCTCGACAACGTCTTCAACACCGATGAGCTCGCCGCCTGGGCGGAGAGGACCGTGCGGGACGCCGGTGGCCCGGTGCGGTTCCTGTGCGAGCTCAAGGTCGACGGTCTGGCGATCAACCTGACCTACGAGAAAGGGCGCCTGGTCCGCGGCGCCACCCGGGGCGACGGGCGCACCGGCGACGACGTCACGCCGAACGTGCGGGCCATCCAGGGCATCCCCGAGCGGCTGACCGGCGACGACGTGCCCGACCTCATCGAGGTGCGCGGCGAGATCTACTTCCCGGCCGAGGCGTTCGCCGACCTGAACGCGGGGCTGGTCGAGCGGGGCAAGGACCCCTACATGAACCCGCGCAACGCCGCCGCCGGCAGCCTCCGGCAGAAGGACCCGCGGGTCACCGCCTCCCGCGGCCTGCGGATGGTGGTGCACGGCATCGGCGCGCGGGAGGGTTTCAGCCCGGCCTCGCAGTCGCACGCCTACGAGTCGCTGAAGGCGTGGGGCCTGCCGACGAGCACCCGGTGGCGCGTCGTCGACGACATGGCCGGCGTCAACGAGTTCATCGACTACTACGGCAAGCACCGGCACGACGTCGAGCACGACATCGACGGCGTGGTGGTGAAGGTCGACGACGTCGCGATCCAGGGCCGGCTCGGCTCGACCAGCCGGGCGCCGCGCTGGGCGATCGCGTTCAAATACCCGCCCGAGGAGGTCACCACCAAGCTGCTCGACATCGCGGTGAACGTGGGACGTACCGGCCGGGTCACGCCCTACGCCGTGCTGGAACCGGTGAAGGTGGCCGGCTCGGTGGTGGCCCAGGCGACGCTGCACAACGAGCAGGAGGTCGTCCGCAAGGGTGTGCTGATCGGCGACACGGTGGTGTTGCGCAAGGCCGGCGACGTGATCCCGGAGATCCTCGGCCCGGTCATCGAGCTGCGGCCGGAGGACGCCCGTGCATTCGTCATGCCGACCGTCTGCCCCGACTGCGGCACGCCGCTCGCTCCGGCCAAGGAGAGCGACGTCGACATCCGCTGCCCCAACTCGGAGTCCTGCCCCGGGCAGCTCTGGGAGCGGCTCAGCCACGTCGGCAGCCGTGACGTGCTCGACATCGAGGTGCTCGGGGAGAAGGCGGCCCGCGCGCTGCTCGACTCCGGTGTGCTGCACAACGAGGGCGACCTGTTCGACCTCACCGAGGACGATCTGCGCCGGGTCCCGTTCTTCGTGAAACAGAACGGCGAGCTCAACGCCAACGCGGGCAAGATGCTGCAGAGCCTGGCCGAGGCGAAGTCCCGTCCGCTCGCCCGCATCCTGGTCGCGCTCTCGATCCGGCACGTCGGCCCTACGGCGGCGCTGGCCCTGGCCGCCGAGTTCGGCTCGATGACGGCGCTGGAGGAGATGCTGGCCGCGACGTCGGCGGAGGCCGTGGCAGCGAGCGCGGAGGCGGCCGAGGCGAGCGCGGAGGCGGCCGAGGCGAGCGCGGAGGCGGCCGAGGCGAGCGCCCAGGCGGCCGAGGCCAGCGCGGAGGCGGCCGAGGCGAGCGCGCGGGCGGGTGCGGAGACGGCCGAGGCCGGCGCGGAGCTGGCAGAGGACGCGCAGACGGTCGCGGCGGGCGCGGAGGCAGCAGCGAGTGCGGAGACGGCGGCTGCGGAGACGGCGGCTGCGGAGACGGCTGCTGTCGCTGCGGCGGCGACGCGGAAGGCCAAGGCTGTGGATCCGCTCGCTGCTGTGGAAGGCGTCGGGCCGATCATCGCGGACAGCCTGCGGGAGTGGTTCACCGTGCCGTGGCATCGGGAGATCATCCGGAAGTGGCGGGTGGCCGGGGTGAAGATGGCCGACGAGCGTGTCGAGTCCGGGCCACGCCCGCTGGAGGGGCTGACCTTCGTGGTCACCGGCACGCTGGCGGGCTTCACGCGGGACCAGGCGGCCGAGGCGATCACGTCGCGGGGCGGCAAGGTGAGCGGCTCGGTGTCGAAGAAGACCGGATTCGTGGTGGTGGGCGACAACCCCGGCAGCAAGTACGAGAAGGCGCTCGCCCTCAAGGTCCCGGTCCTCGGCGACGAGGGTTTCGCGGTGCTGCTGGCTGAGGGGCCGGAAGCGGCGCGGGCGGTCGCCGAGACGTCACCCGACGGAGGGAATTAA
- a CDS encoding methionine synthase, whose product MPDFPWPVGSATGIGSLPGADIAEAQRIVMGELPALPHLAELPARGPGADMIGRTAGFLVELPVQLYAGRWQIASRPGKDLRHTADLLERDLDQLTEQADGFTGTLKIQAAGPWTLAASVDLPIGGRMLRDPGAVRDLTDSLAEGLRRHVADVRKRVPGATVLLQLDEPSLPSVLAGQVPTESGLSAYRKVDGPDAATRLRTVVEAAGAPVVLHCCAPETPLQVVRDARAAAVALDLSLLTDLDPVGEAIEAGLGIFAGAVATTGTSRPDAKKIAERVRTLWQRLGFPAARLPEQVVITPACGLAGATPRYARAVLEAVTEASRRISEV is encoded by the coding sequence ATGCCTGACTTCCCCTGGCCGGTCGGTTCCGCCACCGGCATCGGCTCGCTGCCCGGCGCCGACATCGCCGAGGCGCAGCGGATCGTCATGGGCGAGCTGCCCGCGCTGCCGCACCTCGCCGAGCTGCCCGCCCGGGGCCCGGGCGCCGACATGATCGGCCGGACCGCCGGTTTCCTGGTCGAGCTGCCGGTGCAGCTCTACGCCGGCCGCTGGCAGATCGCCTCGCGCCCCGGCAAGGACCTGCGGCACACGGCCGACCTGCTGGAACGGGACCTCGACCAGCTCACCGAGCAGGCCGACGGGTTCACCGGCACGCTGAAGATCCAGGCGGCCGGCCCGTGGACCCTCGCGGCGAGCGTCGACCTGCCGATCGGCGGGCGGATGCTGCGTGACCCGGGCGCCGTCCGGGACCTCACCGACTCGCTCGCCGAAGGGCTCCGGCGGCACGTCGCCGACGTCCGGAAACGGGTGCCCGGCGCGACGGTGCTGCTCCAGCTGGACGAGCCGTCGCTGCCGTCCGTGCTGGCCGGGCAGGTGCCGACGGAGAGCGGGCTCTCGGCGTACCGGAAGGTGGACGGGCCGGACGCCGCGACCCGCCTGCGGACGGTGGTCGAGGCGGCCGGCGCCCCGGTCGTCCTGCACTGCTGCGCCCCCGAGACGCCGCTACAAGTGGTCCGGGACGCGCGCGCCGCCGCAGTGGCGCTCGACCTGTCGCTGCTCACGGACCTCGACCCGGTCGGCGAGGCGATCGAGGCCGGGCTCGGGATCTTCGCGGGCGCGGTCGCCACCACCGGGACGTCCCGTCCGGACGCCAAGAAGATCGCGGAGCGCGTACGCACACTGTGGCAGCGGCTGGGCTTCCCGGCGGCCCGGCTCCCCGAGCAGGTGGTGATCACACCGGCCTGTGGCCTGGCCGGAGCCACTCCGCGGTACGCCCGGGCGGTCCTCGAAGCGGTGACCGAAGCGAGCCGGCGCATCTCCGAGGTGTGA
- the mnmA gene encoding tRNA 2-thiouridine(34) synthase MnmA, which yields MRVLAAMSGGVDSAVAAARAKEAGHDVTGVHLALARNPQTFRTGARGCCTLEDSRDARRAADVIGIPFYVWDMAEEFHDSVVDDFVSEYAAGRTPNPCLRCNEKIKFAAVLDRAVALGFDAVVTGHHARLGADGLLRRSVDLAKDQSYVLAVLTRAQLDRAIFPLGDSTKEQVRAEAAARDLAVADKPDSHDICFIADGDTRGFLESRLGAAPGDIVDGRTGERLGTHNGAFGFTIGQRKGLDLRVPAADGRPRYVLSITPVSNTVTVGPREDLEVDVVTATRPIWHDDSPEVACDVQLRAHGEVVGATVSVTGDSLIASLTTPARGVAAGQAIVAYRPDPGGDIVLGSATITAGSRAAVDA from the coding sequence ATGCGAGTTCTTGCGGCCATGTCGGGCGGCGTCGATTCCGCGGTCGCCGCAGCGCGCGCCAAGGAGGCCGGTCACGACGTCACCGGCGTGCACCTGGCGCTGGCGCGTAATCCCCAGACGTTCCGGACCGGAGCGCGCGGCTGCTGCACCCTGGAGGATTCCCGGGACGCGCGCCGCGCCGCCGATGTGATCGGCATCCCCTTCTACGTCTGGGACATGGCGGAGGAGTTCCACGACAGCGTCGTCGACGACTTCGTCAGCGAATACGCGGCCGGGCGGACCCCCAACCCCTGTCTGCGCTGCAACGAGAAGATCAAGTTCGCGGCCGTGCTGGACCGGGCCGTGGCGCTGGGCTTCGACGCGGTGGTGACCGGCCACCACGCGCGGCTCGGTGCTGACGGTCTTCTCCGGCGGAGCGTCGATCTGGCGAAGGATCAGTCGTACGTGCTGGCGGTCCTGACCCGTGCCCAGCTGGATCGGGCGATCTTCCCGCTCGGCGACTCGACGAAGGAGCAGGTGCGCGCCGAGGCGGCCGCCCGCGACCTGGCGGTGGCCGACAAGCCCGACTCGCACGACATCTGCTTCATCGCCGACGGGGACACCCGCGGTTTCCTGGAGAGCCGGCTCGGCGCGGCGCCCGGCGACATCGTCGACGGGCGGACCGGGGAGAGGCTCGGCACCCACAACGGGGCGTTCGGGTTCACCATCGGCCAGCGCAAGGGCCTGGATCTGCGGGTTCCGGCCGCTGACGGCCGTCCGCGCTATGTCCTGTCGATCACACCCGTCTCCAACACGGTGACGGTGGGTCCGCGGGAGGATCTCGAAGTCGACGTGGTGACCGCAACCCGCCCGATCTGGCACGACGACTCGCCCGAGGTGGCCTGCGACGTGCAACTCCGCGCTCATGGAGAGGTCGTCGGCGCCACGGTCTCCGTCACCGGCGACTCGCTGATCGCCTCGTTGACGACGCCGGCGCGGGGTGTCGCGGCGGGCCAGGCCATCGTGGCCTACCGGCCGGACCCCGGCGGCGACATCGTGCTCGGCTCCGCGACGATCACGGCCGGAAGCCGGGCCGCCGTCGATGCCTGA